From a single Labrenzia sp. PHM005 genomic region:
- a CDS encoding Stf0 family sulfotransferase, which yields MPTYQSYVLCTSPRSGSTLCCRLLKASGIAGDPQSYFHEPSVSSWQADLGVVPDPSHSDREALKAVFTTARQKGTANTGLFGLRLQRHSFEYFFKKLGDFHPQLPSDRTRFEAEFGTTLFIHLTRQNKIQQAVSYVKAQQTGLWHQAPDGTELERLSAPQDPVYDPGALRNTYDQFLKYDQDWSDWFAKEKITPYRVTYDQLSADPQDSLRDILGALGKDPAAAEGVDPGIAKLADATNLDWANRLRKQLDQNHLRRTRTGAFEQQELG from the coding sequence ATGCCCACTTACCAGTCTTATGTTCTATGCACGTCGCCGAGGAGCGGCAGCACGCTCTGTTGCCGGCTGCTGAAAGCCTCCGGCATCGCCGGAGATCCGCAATCCTATTTTCACGAACCATCTGTCAGTTCATGGCAGGCAGATCTCGGAGTGGTGCCGGATCCTTCCCATTCAGACCGGGAAGCCCTGAAGGCTGTTTTTACAACCGCCCGCCAAAAGGGCACGGCGAATACCGGACTTTTTGGCCTTCGCCTTCAACGGCACAGTTTTGAGTATTTTTTCAAGAAACTCGGTGACTTTCATCCTCAATTACCAAGTGATCGCACGCGGTTTGAAGCGGAATTCGGAACCACGCTGTTCATCCATCTAACGCGGCAGAACAAGATCCAGCAGGCAGTATCCTATGTAAAAGCTCAACAAACGGGGTTGTGGCATCAAGCTCCTGACGGAACTGAGTTGGAACGGCTCTCTGCCCCACAAGATCCGGTCTATGACCCCGGGGCTCTTCGCAATACCTACGACCAATTCCTGAAATATGATCAGGACTGGAGCGATTGGTTCGCCAAAGAGAAGATCACCCCGTACCGTGTGACTTACGATCAACTGTCTGCAGATCCTCAAGACTCGTTGCGGGATATTTTAGGGGCACTTGGCAAAGACCCGGCCGCCGCAGAAGGTGTTGATCCGGGGATAGCAAAACTGGCTGACGCGACAAACCTTGATTGGGCGAACCGGTTGCGTAAGCAACTGGACCAGAACCATCTTCGGCGAACCAGGACAGGCGCCTTTGAACAACAGGAACTGGGTTAG
- a CDS encoding homospermidine synthase: MIGLGSIGKGTLPLIERHFAFDKSRVTVIDPVDTDAKMVTDKGYKFQKIALTADNYKEILTPLLTEGEGQGFVVNLSVDTSSLDLMKLCRKLGVLYIDTVVEPWLGFYFDETAKAAERTNYALRETVRREKKKNPGGTTAVSCCGANPGMVSWFVKQALIDVATETGVKVKEPKNRKGWAKLMRKTGVKGIHIAERDTQRAKKPKPQGTFWNTWSVEGFLSEGFQPAELGWGTHETWKPKNAKEHDKGCRASIYLEQAGANTRVRTWCPTSGPQFGYLVTHNEAISIADYFTLDDGKKLKFRPTCHYAYHPANDAVLSLHELFGAAGKVQDTLHVLEEKEILDGTDELGVLLYGHKKNAYWYGSQLSIGETRKLAPNQNATGLQVSSAVIAGMVWALENPEAGIVETDEMDYKRCLEIQKPYLGPVKGYYTDWTPLEGRPGFFPEDLDENDPWQFKNVLVR; encoded by the coding sequence ATGATCGGCCTTGGATCCATCGGCAAGGGTACATTGCCGCTTATCGAGCGGCATTTTGCTTTCGACAAGAGCCGCGTCACCGTGATCGACCCGGTGGACACCGATGCGAAAATGGTGACGGACAAAGGCTACAAGTTCCAAAAGATTGCGTTGACTGCCGACAATTACAAAGAAATCCTGACACCTCTGCTGACCGAAGGGGAGGGGCAGGGGTTTGTGGTCAACCTGTCGGTTGACACGTCTTCGCTTGATCTCATGAAACTCTGCCGCAAGCTTGGTGTTCTTTACATCGACACGGTTGTTGAACCCTGGCTCGGCTTCTATTTCGATGAAACCGCGAAAGCTGCTGAGCGGACCAATTACGCGCTTCGCGAAACCGTGCGCCGGGAAAAGAAAAAGAACCCGGGCGGAACAACGGCCGTTTCCTGCTGCGGAGCCAATCCCGGCATGGTGTCCTGGTTCGTCAAGCAGGCCCTGATTGACGTTGCTACCGAAACAGGTGTGAAGGTCAAGGAGCCGAAGAACCGCAAAGGCTGGGCCAAGCTAATGCGCAAGACCGGTGTCAAAGGCATCCACATTGCCGAGCGGGACACTCAGCGGGCGAAGAAGCCAAAACCGCAGGGCACATTCTGGAACACCTGGTCTGTTGAAGGGTTTCTGTCTGAAGGATTTCAGCCAGCAGAACTTGGCTGGGGGACACATGAAACCTGGAAACCCAAAAACGCGAAAGAACATGACAAAGGCTGCCGTGCGTCAATCTATCTGGAGCAAGCCGGGGCCAACACCCGCGTGCGCACATGGTGCCCGACATCAGGTCCACAATTCGGCTATCTGGTAACTCACAATGAAGCGATCTCGATCGCGGACTATTTCACACTGGATGACGGTAAAAAGCTGAAATTCCGGCCAACCTGCCACTACGCTTATCATCCGGCCAATGATGCGGTTCTGTCCTTGCACGAGCTGTTCGGTGCGGCCGGAAAGGTTCAAGATACGCTGCATGTCTTGGAAGAAAAAGAGATCCTGGACGGCACCGATGAGCTTGGAGTGCTGCTCTACGGTCACAAGAAGAACGCCTATTGGTATGGTTCGCAGCTCTCGATCGGGGAAACCCGCAAATTGGCACCCAACCAGAATGCGACAGGTCTTCAAGTCAGTTCGGCAGTGATTGCTGGTATGGTCTGGGCGCTGGAAAATCCGGAGGCCGGGATCGTGGAAACCGATGAGATGGACTACAAGCGCTGCCTGGAAATCCAGAAGCCTTATCTTGGTCCGGTGAAGGGCTATTACACCGATTGGACACCACTGGAGGGCCGTCCGGGCTTCTTCCCCGAAGATCTGGACGAGAATGACCCCTGGCAGTTCAAGAATGTTTTGGTCCGCTAA
- a CDS encoding type III PLP-dependent enzyme — MSERIREFLRRRDDDGPCVVVDLDIVRENFETFAKALPDTSVYYAVKANPAPEILDLLESLGSSFDCASPTEVEMVLATGADASRISYGNTIKKEKDIARAFALGVRLFAVDAVEEVEKIARVAPGSKVFCRVLCDGIGAEWPLSRKFGCDPAMAPDVLEHAHRLGLEAYGVSFHVGSQQANLEAWDFALAMAADVFKEMALRGIALKMVNMGGGFPTRYLKDVPGVPRYGEAIFQALSKHFGNQLPSTIIEPGRGMVGNAGLIEAEVVLISKKHEDDNVRWVYLDIGKFHGLAETMDEAIRYPIKTPKDGDRTAPCVLAGPTCDSVDVLYEKTPYELPVSLSIGDKVLIEACGAYTTTYSSVGFNGFAPLASYVI, encoded by the coding sequence ATGAGCGAGCGGATCCGCGAGTTTTTGCGACGACGTGACGATGACGGCCCGTGTGTTGTTGTCGATTTGGACATCGTGCGGGAGAATTTTGAAACCTTCGCCAAGGCCTTGCCGGACACGTCTGTCTATTATGCGGTGAAAGCCAATCCGGCTCCGGAGATTCTGGATCTGCTTGAGAGCCTTGGCTCGTCCTTTGACTGCGCTTCACCAACTGAAGTGGAAATGGTTTTGGCAACCGGCGCCGATGCGTCGCGCATTTCCTATGGCAATACGATCAAGAAGGAGAAGGACATTGCACGTGCCTTTGCGCTTGGCGTCCGGCTCTTTGCGGTCGACGCCGTCGAAGAAGTTGAAAAAATCGCCCGCGTTGCCCCTGGATCCAAAGTCTTCTGCCGCGTCCTGTGTGACGGCATCGGCGCCGAATGGCCATTGTCCAGAAAATTCGGCTGCGACCCGGCCATGGCACCCGACGTCCTTGAACACGCCCACCGGCTCGGGCTTGAAGCCTATGGCGTCTCCTTCCACGTCGGCTCCCAGCAAGCCAATCTCGAAGCCTGGGATTTCGCTCTCGCCATGGCGGCAGATGTCTTCAAGGAAATGGCGCTCCGCGGCATCGCGCTAAAAATGGTCAATATGGGCGGCGGTTTCCCGACCCGTTACCTGAAAGATGTTCCGGGCGTGCCGCGGTATGGTGAGGCAATTTTCCAGGCGCTCTCCAAGCATTTCGGCAACCAGCTGCCATCTACGATTATCGAGCCGGGCCGCGGCATGGTCGGAAATGCGGGGCTGATCGAAGCAGAAGTCGTCCTCATCTCCAAGAAGCATGAAGACGACAACGTGCGTTGGGTCTATCTCGACATTGGCAAGTTCCACGGACTGGCCGAGACCATGGATGAGGCGATCCGGTACCCGATCAAAACACCAAAGGACGGCGACAGAACAGCTCCGTGCGTTCTGGCCGGACCAACGTGCGACAGTGTCGATGTGCTTTATGAAAAGACACCGTATGAGTTGCCGGTCAGCTTATCGATAGGTGACAAGGTTCTGATCGAGGCCTGTGGTGCCTACACAACCACATATTCGTCGGTCGGCTTCAACGGCTTTGCACCGCTGGCATCCTACGTCATCTGA
- a CDS encoding YceI family protein: protein MKNAPSCLLAFSASAAFFLASFAAHAEPHRYELDPAHTTIAFKVDHLGYADTLGFFLTFNGGFTYDMETQELSDLNVTVSTASVESFDKARDNHLRSKDFLNSEAHPDMVFTADGGAALTEISGTVAGTLTLLGQNRPLTLEVTLNKAAKYPFGHGRFTLGISASGTVKRSDYGMMYAVENGFVGDDVDLIIETEAMRVE, encoded by the coding sequence ATGAAGAACGCTCCGTCTTGCCTTTTGGCATTCTCAGCTTCAGCCGCTTTCTTCTTGGCTTCCTTTGCAGCCCATGCTGAACCACACCGGTATGAGCTCGACCCCGCCCACACCACAATCGCCTTTAAGGTCGATCATTTGGGTTATGCTGACACGCTCGGGTTCTTTTTAACCTTCAATGGTGGCTTTACCTACGACATGGAGACACAGGAGCTGTCAGACCTGAACGTCACGGTGAGCACTGCAAGTGTCGAAAGCTTTGACAAGGCGCGCGACAATCATCTGCGCAGCAAGGATTTTCTGAATTCAGAGGCCCATCCGGACATGGTGTTCACCGCTGACGGAGGTGCTGCACTCACGGAAATCTCCGGTACTGTCGCAGGCACTTTAACGTTGCTTGGACAAAACCGGCCACTGACCCTGGAGGTGACCCTTAACAAGGCCGCCAAATACCCCTTCGGCCATGGCCGTTTCACCCTTGGCATCAGCGCCTCGGGCACCGTCAAACGCAGCGACTACGGTATGATGTACGCGGTTGAAAACGGCTTTGTCGGCGATGACGTGGACCTCATCATCGAAACGGAAGCCATGCGGGTGGAGTAG
- a CDS encoding EF-hand domain-containing protein, translating into MKPFKTIAIAALAASVAGTALTAGLPAYAQSGAANAGGGQTGQAMAEQNFAHMGKRGGFDGGYGMRGGKRAAKRMFERYDTDKDGVITQAEISEVRTADFASADTNGDGSVSLDEFKAAFLERSNDGMVRAFQRLDRDGDGTVTQAEVDRVANRMFNRLDRDDNGVVEIVRGQKDQMRGQKAGKQGEQKEARNEKRGRHGKHHGRGGPARMFMTLFDTDGSGSVTREDFDAKRADLFALADTNGSGSFTLDDFGPLWLAVNDARIVNMFQRADTDGSLSITAEEHEQALTKMLDRADRNKDGVITKSDFKRGHKGKHGKGHNRG; encoded by the coding sequence ATGAAACCGTTCAAGACGATTGCAATCGCTGCTTTGGCTGCAAGTGTTGCCGGCACTGCTTTGACCGCTGGCCTGCCTGCTTACGCCCAGTCCGGCGCGGCAAACGCGGGCGGGGGGCAAACCGGCCAGGCAATGGCTGAACAGAATTTTGCGCATATGGGCAAACGCGGCGGCTTTGACGGCGGCTATGGTATGCGCGGCGGTAAACGTGCGGCCAAGCGCATGTTTGAGCGTTACGACACCGACAAAGATGGCGTCATCACACAAGCTGAGATTTCCGAAGTCCGGACTGCGGATTTTGCATCTGCCGATACTAATGGTGATGGAAGTGTCAGCCTGGACGAATTCAAGGCTGCATTCTTAGAGCGCTCCAACGACGGCATGGTCCGGGCATTTCAGCGCCTCGACCGCGATGGAGATGGCACGGTGACCCAGGCAGAGGTTGACCGGGTTGCGAACCGGATGTTCAACCGGCTTGACCGGGATGACAACGGTGTTGTGGAAATCGTCCGCGGTCAAAAGGATCAAATGCGCGGCCAGAAAGCTGGCAAACAAGGAGAGCAAAAAGAAGCGCGCAACGAAAAACGCGGCAGACACGGCAAACATCACGGCCGTGGCGGGCCTGCGCGCATGTTCATGACCCTCTTTGACACGGACGGCAGCGGCTCGGTGACCCGCGAAGACTTCGATGCCAAACGGGCAGACCTGTTTGCTCTGGCCGACACCAACGGCAGCGGGTCTTTCACCCTGGATGACTTCGGGCCTTTGTGGCTGGCCGTGAATGACGCGCGTATCGTCAACATGTTCCAGCGCGCCGATACCGATGGCAGCCTGTCGATTACCGCTGAAGAGCACGAACAAGCCCTGACCAAAATGCTGGACCGGGCCGACCGCAACAAGGATGGTGTGATCACCAAGTCCGACTTCAAGCGTGGCCATAAGGGCAAACACGGCAAGGGCCACAATCGCGGTTGA